The segment ATCCGGATTGTGGCAGGCCCGCCCACCGTCGCACCCAAACCCGTCGCACCGCGCATCGACGGCGAAGTGCAACGGGCCAAAGTGCTGGGCGAACTCGCCGCCGACGTTTTCGCCGCCGACCCCGGCCGGCTCCCGCTCACGGCGCTGTTCGAGCGCATCGGCACCGCCATCGGCGCGGAATGCCATTTCCATCACACCGTCGTCGAGGGTCGCTCCTGGCTGCGGCTGGAGTGCAGCGCCGGCCTCGAGCCCGAACTGCTCGGCGCACTCAACGAGCTGCCTTTTGGACGCGAGCTGCCTGGGTTGGTGGCGCAGCATCGGCGGCCGATGATCCTGCACGATCTGCAGAAGAATCCCACGCTCGAGGGCGCGGCGTTGCGTGACCTCCAGCTTGACGCCTGTGCAGGTCACCCGCTGCTCGCCGGTGACCGACTGCTGGGCACCCTGCTTTTCGGCACGCGCTGGCGGCCACGTTTCACCGAAGACGAGCTGCATTTCCTCCAATCAGCCGCGGCGCTGGTAGCCGCGCGGTTGTCCGGCGAAAGCGCCGCCGCACAAGCTGAGCAAAAAGCGGAGCCCGCCGCACGGGCCGCCGTGCTGAAAGAGGAGTTCCTCAACGCCGTCGTACAGGAGTTGCGCGTGCCGCTCGAATCCACGCTGCTCCAGATCCGCGCCCTCGCGGGGCAGGCCGGTGTGCCCGAGCACCTTCGGTTCGAGCTCGAGGCGATCGCGCGCAATCTCACGACCGAATCGCGGCTCGTGAACGACCTGCTCGACCTCACGCGGATCGCGCGCGGCGAGCTTTCGATCGAGCACAATTTCGTCAACCTGCACGCGGTGCTCCGCGACGCCCTCGGCTCCGTGAAGCCGGAGCTGGCCGAACACGGCATCGTCCTGGCGATGAACGTCCCCGACGTCGCGCCCCAGGTGCGTGGCGACGCGGTGCGACTACAGCAGGTGTTTTGGAATCTGCTCAAGCGCGCCATCCGCTCGAGTCCGCGGGGCGGTATCGTCTCAGTCCGGCTGAGTCTCACGCCGTCCCTGCACGCGGCAGTAACGATCACTGACAGCGGACACCCGCTGCCACCCGAGCAAACGCAGCGCGCCCTCGAGCCGTGGTCGCTCGCCGCCACCGAGGCGGACGAAGCGGGCGCCGGCGGGCCGCGGGGCTTCGGCATGGCGACGGTGCGCAAGATCGTCGAGCTGCACTCCGGCCGGATCCACGTGGGTCCGCCGAAGACCGACGGTGGCACGTCGTTCACGGTGGAATTGCCCTTGGCGCCGGAGACCGGCCGCGCGGGAAAAGAGCCCGACGCGGCGCGCGGCCGGCCGGCGAAGCGCACGCCGGCTCACACGCAGCAGCGAAAAATTCTGCTCGTGGAGGATCAGCCGGATACGCGCGAGGCGCTTCTCGTGCTGCTACGGCAGTGGAAGCACGAGGTGATTGTCGCGACCAGCGTGCGCGAGGCGCGCGGGCTCGCCCGCATGCATCCGTTCGATCTGGTGATCAGCGCGGTGAGTTTGTCCGATGGCAGCGGCTATGAATTGATGGCCGGCCTTCGGCTCGATCACGGCCTGAGCGGAATCGCGCTCGTCGGCAACGGCACCGAGCAGGATTCCGCGTTGGGGCGTAGCGCAGGCTTCGCCGCCCGGCTGGCCAAGCCCGTCAGCATCGAAGCGCTGGAGAAAGCGCTCGCCGCGGTGCTGCCGACGAATTGAGCGGTGAGCCTGGCGCCCTGGTTGCGGGGGGGGAGAAAACCGCCTCAGACCCGCGGGCGAAAATACTCGATCGTCCGCTTCAGTCCGTCCTCGAGCGCAACCTTGGGCTCCCACTTCAAGAGCTGCCGCGCGAGCGTGATGTCCGGTTGCCGCTGTTTCGGATCGTCGGCCGGCAACGGCAGGTGGACGATCTTCGATTTCCCGCCGACGAGCTTGAGCGTGAGCTCAGCCAGCTCGAGCATCGTGAACTCCCCGGGATTCCCGAGGTTCATCGGGCCCACCGTCTCGGTCTGGGCCATGAACCGCACGAACCCCTCGATCAAATCGTCGACGTAGCAGAACGAGCGCGTCTGCGAGCCGTCGCCATAGATCGTGAGATCCTCGCCCCGCAGCGCCTGCACGATGAAGTTCGAGACGACGCGGCCGTCGGCCTCATACATTCGCGGGCCGTAGGTGTTGAAGATGCGGACGACGCGGATATCGACCTTGTTCTCGCGGTGATAGTCGAAGAAGAGCGTCTCGGCGCAGCGCTTGCCTTCATCGTAGCACGAGCGCTTGCCGATCGGGTTCACATTGCCCCAGTAGCTTTCCGGCTGCGGATGCACCGAGGGATCGCCGTAAACCTCGCTGGTGCTCGCCTGAAACACCCGCGCCTTCACGCGCTTCGCCAGCCCGAGCGAGTTGATTGCGCCCATCACCGACGTCTTGGTCGTCTTGATGGGATTGTATTGGTAGTGAGGAGGCGAGGCCGGACAAGCGAGGTTATAGATCTGGTCGACCTCGAACTTGAACGGGTCGATCACGTCGTGCCGGACAAACTCGAACCGCGGGTGCGGCAGCAAGTGCTGAAGATTCGCTTTGCGGCCGGTGAACAGATTATCGATCGCCACCACGTCGTGGCCGTCGGCCACCAGCCGATCACAAAGATGGGAACCGAGAAAACCGGCGCCGCCGGTGACGAGGATGCGCATAGGTGCGCCGGAGAGACTTGCGAAACGGCGTTTGGTTCGCGAGGAAAAGTTCGGTCACCCGTGGAACCGCCGCGGCTACCCCGCCACCCGGGCGGCGGCGCCGGCTTCGTAGCGTTCGATCCAGCTGCGATGCCAGGATCCGTAGTCGCCGCTCTCGAGATGCGCCCGGGCCTGCGCCATCAGATCGAGGTAGAAATGCAGGTTGTGCAGCGTCAGGAGCGTACAGCTGATGATCTCGCCGGCGAGCGTCACGTGCCGCAGATACGCCCGCGAAAACCCACTGGTGTAGTTCGCCAAGCCTTCGACGATCGGCCGCGGATCGGTGCGGTATTTCTCGTTCCGCAGGTTCATCGGCCCATCCGGCGTGAACGCCAGCCCGTTGCGCGCCACGCGCGTCGGCAGCACGCAATCGAACATGTCCACGCCGAGCGCGATCATCTTCAGCATCTGCGGCGGCGTCCCGAGCCCCATGGTGTAGCGCGGCTTGTTCGCCGGCAAAAACGGTGTGGTCGCCGCCACCTGTTTCAACATTTCCGGCTCCGGCTCACCCACGCTGACCCCGCCCACCGCGTAACCGGGGAAATCCAGCGCGCTGAGCGCCTCCGCGGCTTCGCGCCGGAGATCGTCGAAGGTCGAGCCCTGCGCAATCGCGAACACGTGATGCCCCGCCGCCAGAAAGCCGCTCTCGGTGGCGATCTGCTTGCACTGCAGCGCCCAGCGCTGGCTGCGCGCCACCGCACGGGCGCACGCGTCCCGCTCGCAGGGCCAGGGCGGACACTCGTCGAGCACCATCGCGATGTCGCTCCCGAGGTTCTGCTGGATCCGCATCACCTCGCGCGGGCCGAGGAAGAGCTTCGCTCCATCAAGGTGCGACTGAAACGCCACGCCGTCGTCGCGGATGTCCCGCAGCTTCGCCAACGAGAACACCTGAAACCCGCCGCTATCAGTGAGGATCGGCCCGTCCCAGCCCATGAACCGGTGCAGCCCGCCGAGATCGCGGATCAACTCACTGCCCGGCCGCAGGTTCAGATGGTAGGTATTGCCCAGGATGATCTGCGCCCCGATCTCGTGCAAATGGGCCGGGGTGATCGATTTGACGGTGCCCTGTGTCCCGACCGGCATGAAGATGGGCGTCTCGACGACCCCGTGCCGGGTCTGCAGCCGGCCCCGGCGAGCCTGCGTGGCGGTGTCGGTCTTAAGCAGTTGGAAAGGCGTGCCCATGCGCTCTGGTCCGGCGGTCTATGCACGCGGGCCGCGACATCCGCAAGCAAAGCCGACGGTCCGCTGTGCTGGCCCGGCGCAGCGTGAGACCTCCCCGGCACTTGACCCTCCCCCGTTTCGATGGGTTACTGTGCCCGGTGCTGCTCGTCATCGACAACTTCGATTCGTTCACCTTCAACCTCGTCCAGTACTTCGGTCAACTGGGCGTGGAGCAGCGCGTATTTCGCAATAACGAGATTACGCCCGAACAGGCCTTGGCGCTGAAACCCGACCGGGTGCTGCTTTCGCCCGGACCATGTTCACCCAAGGAAGCCGGCGTCACGCTCGAGATCATCCGCGCGTTTGCCGGCGTCCGGCCGATCTTTGGCGTTTGTCTCGGACACCAGTCGATCGGGCAGTATTTTGGCGGCAACGTGGTGCGCGCCTCCCGGCTGATGCACGGCAAAACCTCGCCGATCCTGCACAAGAACACCGACGTGTTCCGCGGACTGCCGCAAGGGTTTGCCGCCACGCGCTATCATTCGCTCTTGGTCGAGCGGGACACGTTTCCGAGCGAGTTGGAGATCACCGCCGAAACCGCCGAGGGCGAAGTCATGGGCCTGCGCCACCGCACCCTGCCGATCTGGGGTGTGCAGTTTCACCCGGAGTCGATCGCGACGGACGGGGGGATGAAGATTCTCGAGAATTTCCTGAGCCTGAACTGATCCGAATGCCGAGCGCCGAATGAAGAATGATGAAACCGCTTTGGCGGCTGCAAGTCTCACTGCGACCGTACCATCATTCGGCAATCGGCATTCCTAATTCGGCACTCCCAACATGCGTTGCCCCAAGTGCACCTCGATTGAAGACAAGGTGATCGACTCCCGAATCAGCAAGGAGGGATCGACGATCCGCCGCCGCCGCGAGTGTCTGGAGTGCGGCTACCGGTTCAGCACGACTGAGAGCCTCGTCCGTGATGGCATCGTGGTGATCAAGCGCGACGGACGCCGCGAGGAGTTCTCCCGCGATAAGCTGCTGCATGCCGTCCGCGCCGCGTGTCACAAGCGCCCGGTCGACGTCGAGCAGATCACGATGCTCATCG is part of the Opitutus terrae PB90-1 genome and harbors:
- the nrdR gene encoding transcriptional regulator NrdR, with the translated sequence MRCPKCTSIEDKVIDSRISKEGSTIRRRRECLECGYRFSTTESLVRDGIVVIKRDGRREEFSRDKLLHAVRAACHKRPVDVEQITMLIEDVIDMLEAHYDSEIPSAAIGDAVMQRLRSMDQVAYVRFASVYKEFRDVSEFMQEISALGKKEK
- a CDS encoding UDP-glucuronic acid decarboxylase family protein — translated: MRILVTGGAGFLGSHLCDRLVADGHDVVAIDNLFTGRKANLQHLLPHPRFEFVRHDVIDPFKFEVDQIYNLACPASPPHYQYNPIKTTKTSVMGAINSLGLAKRVKARVFQASTSEVYGDPSVHPQPESYWGNVNPIGKRSCYDEGKRCAETLFFDYHRENKVDIRVVRIFNTYGPRMYEADGRVVSNFIVQALRGEDLTIYGDGSQTRSFCYVDDLIEGFVRFMAQTETVGPMNLGNPGEFTMLELAELTLKLVGGKSKIVHLPLPADDPKQRQPDITLARQLLKWEPKVALEDGLKRTIEYFRPRV
- a CDS encoding anthranilate synthase component II, giving the protein MLLVIDNFDSFTFNLVQYFGQLGVEQRVFRNNEITPEQALALKPDRVLLSPGPCSPKEAGVTLEIIRAFAGVRPIFGVCLGHQSIGQYFGGNVVRASRLMHGKTSPILHKNTDVFRGLPQGFAATRYHSLLVERDTFPSELEITAETAEGEVMGLRHRTLPIWGVQFHPESIATDGGMKILENFLSLN
- a CDS encoding ATP-binding protein, which codes for MPVRSATLSPHSLPIGGGGAQADDEHGTHRLIQVDPNWRIETIHPDVLAMFAIADRTMAELEGTVLWDAFPGWIGTAAERKLRTAMHRRTPDDFELHYPASGMSIDVRLRPADTSLAIQLRDTTPARAPGESMARSRDRAEAPQITDTLPVPVANLACAFDRAGRLTHASVALLDRWKVRLPEAKGRTVLELNYPPALGERLHRQIQRVIATGEPVTDQVTYPVPGGRTESHEHIFSPLLGEDGTVHGVAGAIRIVAGPPTVAPKPVAPRIDGEVQRAKVLGELAADVFAADPGRLPLTALFERIGTAIGAECHFHHTVVEGRSWLRLECSAGLEPELLGALNELPFGRELPGLVAQHRRPMILHDLQKNPTLEGAALRDLQLDACAGHPLLAGDRLLGTLLFGTRWRPRFTEDELHFLQSAAALVAARLSGESAAAQAEQKAEPAARAAVLKEEFLNAVVQELRVPLESTLLQIRALAGQAGVPEHLRFELEAIARNLTTESRLVNDLLDLTRIARGELSIEHNFVNLHAVLRDALGSVKPELAEHGIVLAMNVPDVAPQVRGDAVRLQQVFWNLLKRAIRSSPRGGIVSVRLSLTPSLHAAVTITDSGHPLPPEQTQRALEPWSLAATEADEAGAGGPRGFGMATVRKIVELHSGRIHVGPPKTDGGTSFTVELPLAPETGRAGKEPDAARGRPAKRTPAHTQQRKILLVEDQPDTREALLVLLRQWKHEVIVATSVREARGLARMHPFDLVISAVSLSDGSGYELMAGLRLDHGLSGIALVGNGTEQDSALGRSAGFAARLAKPVSIEALEKALAAVLPTN
- the tgt gene encoding tRNA guanosine(34) transglycosylase Tgt, which translates into the protein MGTPFQLLKTDTATQARRGRLQTRHGVVETPIFMPVGTQGTVKSITPAHLHEIGAQIILGNTYHLNLRPGSELIRDLGGLHRFMGWDGPILTDSGGFQVFSLAKLRDIRDDGVAFQSHLDGAKLFLGPREVMRIQQNLGSDIAMVLDECPPWPCERDACARAVARSQRWALQCKQIATESGFLAAGHHVFAIAQGSTFDDLRREAAEALSALDFPGYAVGGVSVGEPEPEMLKQVAATTPFLPANKPRYTMGLGTPPQMLKMIALGVDMFDCVLPTRVARNGLAFTPDGPMNLRNEKYRTDPRPIVEGLANYTSGFSRAYLRHVTLAGEIISCTLLTLHNLHFYLDLMAQARAHLESGDYGSWHRSWIERYEAGAAARVAG